A genomic segment from Nitrospira sp. encodes:
- a CDS encoding cytochrome c — MSFRAKIAFGIIAAFVLSGILTGVWFAYVFFQTGFSARAEPSALEVAVARQARYLAIPYVQRNRPNPIPLSPELLVDARRHFADHCATCHANNGSGKTTIGENVYPKVPDLRLADTQSMSDGELFFVIHNGIRFSAMPAWGKGSPDEDKESWKLVHFIRHLPQVTPEELRDMEHFNPKTAHSAESHRH, encoded by the coding sequence ATGTCATTTCGCGCTAAAATTGCTTTCGGTATCATTGCCGCTTTTGTCCTCAGTGGCATTCTGACTGGAGTCTGGTTTGCCTACGTGTTTTTCCAGACCGGCTTCAGTGCCAGGGCCGAGCCGTCCGCGCTGGAAGTGGCCGTGGCCCGGCAGGCCCGCTATCTGGCAATTCCCTACGTGCAACGCAACAGGCCCAATCCGATCCCGCTGTCGCCGGAACTGCTTGTGGACGCCCGCCGGCACTTCGCCGACCACTGCGCCACCTGCCACGCCAACAACGGCAGCGGCAAAACCACGATCGGCGAGAACGTGTACCCCAAGGTACCGGATCTGAGGCTCGCTGACACACAATCCATGTCGGACGGCGAACTCTTTTTCGTCATTCACAACGGCATCCGCTTCAGCGCCATGCCAGCCTGGGGCAAGGGAAGTCCGGATGAAGACAAGGAAAGCTGGAAGCTCGTCCATTTCATCCGGCACCTCCCCCAAGTCACGCCGGAAGAACTGCGCGATATGGAACATTTTAATCCGAAGACCGCACACAGCGCGGAAAGCCACCGTCACTGA
- a CDS encoding PepSY domain-containing protein, producing the protein MSIAGIVLLVLCWAGTASVFADESSLERLLRAQVFNKMFEGFSSYHVTIESDEPQGDGSREVVAVASGRFLENTKRIKILFLIAGEQVIGGNVLEGKDLPPCGSSDSAQPSSS; encoded by the coding sequence ATGTCCATCGCGGGAATAGTGCTGCTGGTGCTGTGTTGGGCGGGCACGGCGTCAGTCTTCGCGGATGAGTCCTCACTGGAGCGGCTCCTGCGGGCGCAGGTGTTCAACAAAATGTTCGAGGGGTTCTCGTCTTATCACGTCACGATCGAGTCCGACGAGCCGCAGGGCGACGGATCGCGCGAGGTGGTGGCTGTGGCCAGCGGCAGGTTTTTGGAGAACACGAAGCGTATTAAAATCCTGTTTCTCATCGCCGGCGAGCAGGTGATCGGCGGGAATGTGCTGGAAGGCAAGGATCTACCGCCGTGCGGGTCGTCGGACTCAGCGCAGCCATCATCGTCCTAA
- a CDS encoding GAF domain-containing protein, which produces MAYAAHAQSDRSPKQEKQTTLQRTLTTALNELGTETALIGLFELEGGPLALHGCRGFSPREAQAILRTLSVQDVDLLRNATLADEGESFRATRLRMITPVAKTLLTVPLQHLHRIYGVLVIGRKESAPFTKKEKAILEGAGEQITSALSRADLFDGTILLRRPTVGYEPAAAASRPAATAPLAPLLSYSTPEMQEQVTALLNETAATLPFDRAFVTVYDPVSSVIEIVGMAGTPNADPKKDLKPGQRLALDASASGWAIRHRKTRADQDLASSQGRFLDYKPLYKDHYICALVVPFFVRGQVGGTVALVSKIAGQYSLADTKQLEGLISKLVELLQQTPVPASPAGTATDEEGDEGTPAPGAPMQAGPSEPMIRKQERQAALGEFSTFLATEVREPMASVRAQLEDITREGILDFDPQTRIESAMRDLIRVETTLNEILDFAKPLELNRRACRISEVIEGTLSLVSNDIEMNRITVTKEYEGHPVPVRCDDAKMQQVFLSIVKNALEAMTPGGQLGINVSAQKGGRMVQIVISNNGAQIPAEHVGKLFEPYFTTKRSGTGLGLATVKKIVDEHQGEIAIASEPERTAVTIQLPAAPARGGGRFRGRGRGRRHRR; this is translated from the coding sequence ATGGCCTACGCTGCGCACGCACAGAGTGACCGCTCCCCAAAGCAGGAGAAACAGACGACCCTCCAGCGCACGCTGACGACCGCGCTCAACGAACTGGGCACCGAAACGGCGTTGATTGGGCTGTTCGAGCTCGAAGGTGGGCCCCTGGCACTCCACGGCTGCCGCGGATTCTCTCCGCGCGAGGCGCAGGCCATACTCCGCACCCTCTCGGTCCAGGATGTTGACTTGCTGCGGAATGCCACTCTTGCCGATGAAGGTGAATCATTCCGTGCAACACGGCTGCGCATGATCACACCGGTTGCCAAGACGCTGCTGACCGTGCCGCTCCAGCACCTCCACCGGATCTACGGCGTACTCGTGATTGGCCGGAAGGAAAGCGCCCCCTTCACCAAAAAGGAAAAGGCAATTCTGGAAGGCGCGGGCGAGCAGATCACGTCGGCACTATCGCGGGCTGATCTGTTCGACGGTACGATCTTGCTGCGCCGCCCAACGGTCGGTTACGAGCCGGCCGCCGCCGCGTCCCGGCCGGCTGCAACCGCGCCGCTGGCTCCGCTGCTCTCCTATTCGACACCAGAGATGCAGGAACAGGTGACGGCCCTGCTCAACGAGACCGCCGCCACGCTGCCCTTCGACCGAGCATTCGTCACCGTCTACGATCCCGTGTCCAGCGTCATCGAAATCGTCGGCATGGCCGGCACACCGAATGCCGACCCCAAAAAGGATCTCAAGCCCGGGCAGCGCCTGGCGCTCGACGCCTCCGCCTCCGGGTGGGCCATCCGGCACCGCAAGACACGCGCGGACCAGGACCTGGCCTCCTCGCAGGGCCGCTTTCTCGATTACAAGCCGCTCTACAAGGACCACTACATCTGCGCGCTGGTCGTGCCATTTTTCGTTCGCGGCCAGGTGGGCGGCACCGTGGCCCTTGTGTCAAAAATTGCGGGGCAGTATTCGCTGGCCGACACCAAACAGCTCGAAGGCCTGATCAGCAAACTGGTGGAGCTGCTCCAGCAAACGCCTGTGCCGGCCTCGCCGGCTGGAACGGCCACCGACGAGGAGGGCGATGAGGGTACGCCTGCGCCGGGGGCCCCGATGCAGGCCGGCCCCTCCGAGCCGATGATCCGCAAACAGGAACGGCAGGCGGCGCTGGGCGAATTCAGCACCTTTCTTGCCACGGAAGTCCGCGAACCGATGGCCTCTGTCCGGGCGCAATTGGAAGATATCACCCGCGAGGGCATTCTCGACTTCGATCCCCAGACCCGGATCGAAAGTGCGATGCGCGACCTAATCCGCGTGGAAACTACGCTGAACGAAATCCTCGATTTCGCCAAACCGCTGGAGCTCAACCGCCGCGCATGCCGCATTTCCGAAGTCATCGAAGGCACGCTGAGCCTGGTGTCGAACGATATCGAAATGAACCGGATCACCGTCACCAAGGAATACGAGGGCCATCCGGTACCGGTCCGATGCGACGACGCCAAAATGCAGCAGGTGTTTCTCAGCATCGTCAAGAACGCGCTGGAGGCCATGACGCCGGGCGGCCAGCTGGGCATCAACGTCTCTGCCCAGAAGGGCGGGCGCATGGTGCAGATCGTTATCAGCAACAACGGCGCGCAGATCCCGGCCGAACACGTGGGAAAGCTGTTTGAGCCTTATTTCACGACCAAGCGGTCTGGCACAGGGCTGGGTCTGGCAACGGTCAAAAAGATCGTGGACGAACATCAGGGGGAGATTGCGATCGCCAGCGAGCCGGAGCGGACGGCCGTCACCATCCAGTTGCCCGCCGCCCCCGCCCGAGGGGGAGGGCGATTCCGGGGCCGCGGGCGGGGCCGCCGGCACCGGCGGTGA
- a CDS encoding TonB-dependent receptor yields MRPRGFVLTIWYLWAFFGVPPLFAHDPGLPEIAVPEVGVMTDQPIAASSQQFIPDNEYVLQPQGRPAQVLRLIPGFIAVEHSGGAGKADQYFLRGFDADHGTDVAFFADGMPVNLRSHAHGQGYADLNFIIPETIEGLDVHKGSYDARFGDFATAGAVDFKTREVVKEGVVQLSGGQFDTQRHLLMFSPTTGEVRTLVAAEGYYTNGPVQNDNRYFRSNLMGKMTMHPNARSELSLTGTFHKAQWNGSGQIPLRAVTGGTLDRFGSVDPTEGGRTTRVTGRLNLHYDTTTGGSFFANGYAQYYRLDLFSNFTFFLNNQTEGDGFLQADRRVMYGGDLGYRQVGKLLEMDASATVGVQSRGDAIHARLAPQVKRDPTGVTTDSEVLEASYSPYVTGELQLARWLRVAGGMRSETFTFDVRNRCAACATQSGGRAMSSILLPKANLILGPWGATELFANYGEGFHSNDARASITSGSAPLARARTYEVGIRSKPWGPGGMELTGTLWAVDLNSELVFVGDQGTTQIRGASRRRGLEAGARGPVWGPLAFNGSVTWTKAEFTNGSAIPLAPELTAYGAAIVKWPQGVTTQLQATYLGVRPLAENKSVHAPSWLTFDLATRYQVPVKLEGGRLEAFLFVQNLLDTKWEQATFAFQSRLRNELAGASDIHFVPGNPRMLMGGLAWYF; encoded by the coding sequence ATGCGCCCGCGCGGATTCGTCCTGACAATCTGGTATCTATGGGCTTTTTTTGGTGTGCCGCCGCTATTCGCGCACGATCCGGGCCTGCCGGAGATTGCCGTGCCGGAAGTCGGGGTGATGACCGACCAGCCCATCGCGGCTTCCTCGCAACAGTTTATTCCCGACAATGAATACGTGTTGCAGCCGCAGGGCCGTCCGGCCCAGGTGCTGCGCCTGATTCCCGGCTTCATCGCCGTGGAGCATTCCGGGGGAGCGGGCAAGGCCGACCAGTATTTCCTGCGCGGATTTGATGCGGACCACGGCACGGACGTCGCATTTTTCGCCGACGGCATGCCGGTCAATCTCCGCTCCCACGCGCATGGGCAGGGCTATGCGGATCTGAACTTCATCATTCCGGAGACGATCGAGGGGCTGGACGTCCACAAGGGGTCCTACGATGCCCGGTTTGGAGACTTCGCTACCGCGGGCGCCGTCGACTTCAAAACCCGCGAGGTGGTCAAGGAAGGCGTGGTGCAATTGTCCGGTGGACAATTCGATACGCAACGGCATCTGCTCATGTTCTCGCCGACCACCGGGGAGGTCCGCACGCTGGTTGCCGCCGAAGGCTACTATACGAACGGGCCCGTTCAGAACGACAACCGCTATTTTCGAAGTAATCTGATGGGCAAAATGACGATGCATCCGAATGCGCGATCGGAGCTCAGCCTGACCGGGACCTTTCACAAGGCCCAGTGGAACGGGTCGGGACAAATTCCGCTGCGGGCCGTCACAGGCGGGACGTTGGACCGCTTCGGTTCGGTCGATCCGACCGAGGGCGGCCGGACGACCCGCGTCACCGGCCGGCTCAACCTTCACTATGATACGACGACAGGTGGGAGTTTCTTCGCCAATGGCTATGCGCAGTATTACCGGCTCGATCTCTTCTCGAATTTCACTTTCTTTCTGAATAATCAAACGGAGGGCGACGGGTTTCTGCAAGCCGACCGCCGTGTGATGTACGGTGGCGATCTTGGTTACCGTCAAGTCGGGAAGCTGCTGGAGATGGATGCGTCTGCGACAGTCGGGGTGCAAAGCCGGGGGGATGCTATTCATGCCCGGCTGGCTCCCCAAGTGAAACGCGATCCGACCGGCGTGACAACGGACAGCGAGGTGCTGGAGGCATCCTATTCACCCTATGTGACGGGGGAGTTACAACTGGCCCGCTGGCTGCGAGTGGCCGGCGGTATGCGCAGCGAGACCTTCACGTTCGATGTCCGCAATCGCTGTGCGGCGTGCGCGACGCAATCGGGCGGACGGGCGATGTCATCCATTCTGCTGCCCAAGGCAAATCTGATCCTCGGGCCCTGGGGCGCGACGGAATTGTTTGCCAATTATGGCGAGGGCTTTCACAGCAACGACGCACGAGCATCCATTACGAGCGGCTCCGCGCCGCTGGCCCGCGCGCGCACCTACGAGGTTGGCATCCGCTCAAAACCGTGGGGACCGGGCGGCATGGAATTGACCGGGACCCTCTGGGCGGTGGATTTAAATTCCGAATTGGTGTTCGTTGGCGATCAGGGGACGACGCAGATTCGTGGCGCCAGCCGGCGGCGCGGTCTGGAAGCCGGCGCGCGCGGGCCAGTCTGGGGCCCACTGGCCTTCAACGGCAGCGTGACGTGGACAAAAGCGGAATTCACGAATGGCAGTGCCATCCCGCTGGCACCGGAACTCACGGCCTATGGTGCAGCCATCGTCAAATGGCCGCAGGGGGTGACGACGCAATTGCAGGCGACCTATCTGGGGGTCCGTCCACTGGCGGAGAACAAAAGCGTCCATGCACCGTCGTGGCTGACCTTCGACCTCGCGACGCGCTATCAGGTGCCGGTCAAATTGGAGGGTGGGCGGCTCGAGGCCTTTCTTTTCGTGCAGAATCTCTTGGACACTAAATGGGAACAGGCGACCTTTGCATTTCAATCACGCCTGAGAAACGAGTTAGCCGGAGCAAGTGATATTCACTTCGTGCCAGGGAACCCGCGCATGCTCATGGGCGGCTTGGCATGGTACTTTTGA
- a CDS encoding disulfide bond formation protein DsbA, whose amino-acid sequence MVMAAIMLTVMVGGPVWASPAAPRGVDGGVTSKYEGKYEILANEKNTHEPGRVKMTTFADFYCPHCHMFEQTVAIMMEKEFGGKVEITMVGFPVINSKLPTAFEMYEQAKIMGRGTAMKKVLFRTIHKDKLHVLDKTIRETLIKEVGLDPATFEAGLDGGKPAAAFEAGRKWGERVKIQYTPTVVLDGNIKVEGENLQPDNLKTVIASILALDGKSRKSEKK is encoded by the coding sequence ATGGTGATGGCGGCGATCATGCTGACGGTCATGGTCGGCGGACCGGTCTGGGCCAGCCCGGCCGCGCCGCGAGGCGTCGACGGAGGCGTGACGTCGAAATACGAGGGCAAATACGAAATTCTCGCAAACGAAAAAAACACGCACGAGCCGGGCCGGGTAAAGATGACCACGTTCGCCGACTTTTACTGCCCCCACTGCCACATGTTTGAGCAGACCGTCGCCATCATGATGGAGAAGGAATTTGGTGGTAAGGTGGAGATCACGATGGTCGGGTTTCCCGTCATCAACAGCAAGCTGCCGACGGCCTTCGAAATGTACGAGCAGGCCAAGATCATGGGGCGGGGGACGGCAATGAAGAAGGTCCTCTTCCGCACGATCCACAAGGACAAGCTGCACGTGCTCGACAAGACGATCCGCGAGACCCTGATTAAAGAAGTCGGGCTCGACCCGGCTACGTTCGAGGCCGGGCTGGACGGCGGCAAGCCCGCGGCCGCCTTCGAGGCCGGCCGCAAGTGGGGGGAGCGGGTGAAGATCCAGTACACGCCGACAGTGGTGCTCGATGGCAACATTAAGGTCGAAGGCGAAAACCTGCAACCCGACAATCTCAAGACGGTGATTGCCAGCATCCTGGCCCTGGACGGCAAGAGCAGGAAGAGTGAGAAGAAATAA
- a CDS encoding phage holin family protein has protein sequence MALARLRNSPFIGHNATRWLPMKGLFIRFCITGAAVLAAAEIVPGIHIDGVAAGAATVIVLALLNAVIRPILYLFSFPLIMFSLGLFMVIINAILLHLTAWLVTGFTLAGFWPSVWGALLISAVSTVLNLMISEEGKVEVLVHKPRLPRVVN, from the coding sequence ATGGCACTGGCTCGGCTCCGCAATTCACCGTTCATCGGTCATAATGCAACACGCTGGCTGCCCATGAAAGGTCTCTTCATCCGATTCTGCATCACCGGGGCGGCCGTTCTCGCAGCGGCCGAGATCGTTCCCGGCATCCACATCGACGGTGTGGCGGCCGGCGCGGCCACCGTCATCGTGCTGGCGCTCCTGAACGCAGTCATCCGGCCAATTCTCTATCTCTTTTCCTTTCCTCTCATCATGTTCTCTCTCGGCCTGTTCATGGTCATCATCAACGCGATTCTGCTGCACCTGACAGCCTGGCTGGTGACAGGTTTCACCTTGGCCGGGTTCTGGCCGTCGGTCTGGGGTGCGCTGCTGATCAGCGCGGTGAGCACCGTGCTAAATCTCATGATTTCTGAGGAAGGCAAGGTCGAGGTCCTCGTCCACAAACCCAGACTGCCGCGCGTCGTCAATTAA
- a CDS encoding Do family serine endopeptidase — MPASWPWTARAGRVRRNNGQSNPARQGLIGLLCVFVWCGPTAPAAANLSDLQSQIKGTAAKVTPAVVNIASTVIVREQAFSDEGLPFGLFSQPTPRRQYGQGSGVIVSSDGYIVTNNHVVAEAVNVEVLLADRRQFKGRVVATDPKTDMAVVKIEAGGLPTVAWGDSSQLTAGDFVLAIGNPLGLNQTVTFGIVSAVGRADVGVADYEDFIQTDAPINPGNSGGALVNVKGELVGINTAIASTTGGSVGVGFAIPSNMARAAMQSLLKTGRVVRGFLGAGTQDVTPLLTKMFRLPEVKGVIVTDVFAKGAADKAGLKRGDVLVRFDGRDVVDSGHLRNVIALAPIGSKHRLEFIRDNKPGQAELLIQEAPRERTKRAAASAHGVSLSHPLGGLLVEEVTPQVARQLGLTSTSGVVVTAVEEGSLVESAGISMGDQILEVNRKPVADLQAYQRLVEPIKPKDLTLLLINRQGTILYVPIEGG; from the coding sequence TTGCCAGCATCCTGGCCCTGGACGGCAAGAGCAGGAAGAGTGAGAAGAAATAACGGGCAGAGCAATCCAGCCCGGCAGGGGTTGATCGGACTGCTGTGCGTGTTTGTCTGGTGCGGTCCGACGGCGCCGGCCGCCGCCAACTTGTCGGATCTGCAGAGCCAGATCAAGGGCACGGCGGCGAAGGTCACGCCCGCGGTCGTCAACATCGCGTCCACGGTCATCGTGCGCGAGCAGGCGTTCAGTGACGAGGGGCTTCCGTTCGGCCTTTTCTCGCAGCCCACCCCGCGCCGCCAGTACGGGCAGGGCTCCGGCGTCATCGTGTCCTCAGACGGCTACATCGTCACGAACAATCACGTCGTGGCGGAGGCGGTGAACGTGGAGGTGTTGCTGGCGGACCGGCGGCAATTCAAGGGCCGCGTCGTGGCTACCGATCCCAAGACGGATATGGCGGTCGTGAAGATCGAGGCCGGTGGCCTGCCGACCGTGGCCTGGGGCGATTCCAGCCAGCTGACGGCAGGCGATTTTGTCCTAGCCATCGGCAATCCGCTGGGGCTCAACCAGACGGTCACGTTCGGTATCGTCAGCGCGGTCGGGCGGGCGGACGTCGGCGTAGCCGACTACGAGGATTTCATCCAGACCGACGCGCCGATCAATCCAGGTAATTCGGGGGGCGCGCTGGTGAACGTGAAGGGCGAGCTGGTGGGCATCAACACGGCCATCGCCAGCACGACCGGCGGCAGCGTCGGCGTGGGGTTTGCCATTCCTAGCAATATGGCGCGGGCGGCCATGCAGAGCCTGCTTAAAACGGGCCGCGTGGTGCGCGGCTTTCTCGGCGCCGGCACGCAGGATGTGACGCCGCTGTTGACCAAGATGTTCCGGCTGCCGGAAGTGAAGGGGGTCATCGTTACGGACGTGTTCGCGAAGGGGGCGGCCGACAAAGCCGGGCTCAAGCGTGGCGACGTGCTGGTGCGGTTCGACGGCAGGGACGTCGTGGACTCGGGCCATCTACGCAACGTCATCGCACTGGCACCGATCGGCAGCAAGCACCGACTCGAGTTCATTCGTGACAACAAGCCGGGGCAGGCCGAATTGCTGATCCAGGAAGCGCCCCGCGAGCGCACAAAGCGGGCGGCCGCATCAGCGCACGGCGTTTCGCTGAGCCATCCGCTGGGCGGGCTGCTGGTCGAGGAAGTGACTCCGCAGGTGGCTCGGCAACTGGGCCTGACGTCCACGAGCGGCGTGGTCGTCACAGCAGTCGAGGAAGGGAGCCTGGTCGAATCGGCCGGCATTTCGATGGGCGATCAAATCCTGGAAGTGAACCGCAAACCGGTCGCCGACCTACAGGCCTACCAGCGCCTGGTGGAACCGATCAAACCCAAGGATCTGACCCTCCTACTCATCAACCGCCAGGGGACGATTCTTTACGTGCCCATCGAAGGCGGCTAA
- a CDS encoding DNA-3-methyladenine glycosylase: MRPVVLQRRYYNRPTLRVARSLLGKYLVRRLGRRTITGRIVEVEAYIGMEDRACHASKGRTGRTDVMFGPAGVSYVYLIYGMHHCFNIVTEREGFPSAILVRAVEDVAAQVRIDGPGRVCRFLAIDRTLNCKDLTAGSQLWVEDRGRRTVHSRIEAGRRIGVEYAGIWAKKPWRFRLAEG, from the coding sequence ATGCGCCCCGTTGTCTTGCAGCGCCGGTATTACAATAGACCCACGCTTCGGGTGGCCCGGTCGTTGCTGGGCAAGTACCTTGTCCGGAGACTTGGCCGCAGGACTATTACTGGACGGATCGTGGAAGTAGAAGCCTATATCGGCATGGAGGATCGCGCCTGCCACGCCTCGAAGGGGCGCACGGGCCGCACGGACGTCATGTTCGGCCCGGCCGGGGTGTCGTATGTCTATTTAATCTACGGCATGCACCACTGCTTCAATATCGTCACGGAGCGGGAAGGCTTTCCCTCCGCCATCTTGGTGCGGGCGGTGGAAGATGTGGCGGCGCAGGTGCGGATCGACGGTCCCGGTCGTGTCTGCCGGTTTCTGGCGATCGATCGGACGTTAAATTGCAAAGATCTGACGGCGGGCTCGCAGTTGTGGGTTGAGGATCGGGGCAGACGAACTGTCCACTCGCGCATTGAGGCTGGTCGAAGGATCGGAGTTGAATATGCTGGAATCTGGGCAAAAAAACCGTGGCGCTTTCGACTGGCAGAAGGGTGA
- a CDS encoding carotenoid biosynthesis protein: protein MAAPLLLYKTLLLRPYVFIFLAAAVFCAYRLIGWKRTGLFFGITWFVAFVCEWSSTRTGIPFGWYHYTGSTEGQELYFSNIPFMDSISFSFLLYASYCLALFFLLPKQTGAGARGCGPALDFTLTARTSWPACGVTVLLFALIDMVIDPVALRGSRWFLGQIYFYPDPGIHFGVPLANYVGWMVVGAISLALYVPLDRNLPGPLPCDGRPATSAILLGCGLYYGVLLFNLGVTFWIGEFLQGITGTLMYLPLTALFLIRALDRLPLPGHSD, encoded by the coding sequence ATGGCCGCTCCCCTTCTCCTTTATAAGACGCTCCTCCTCCGGCCTTACGTTTTTATTTTTCTTGCCGCGGCGGTCTTCTGCGCATACCGGCTGATCGGCTGGAAACGGACCGGACTGTTTTTCGGCATCACGTGGTTTGTGGCATTCGTGTGCGAATGGTCATCCACGCGCACGGGCATTCCCTTCGGCTGGTACCACTACACAGGGTCGACGGAGGGACAGGAGCTCTATTTTTCGAACATCCCCTTCATGGATTCGATCTCGTTCAGCTTTCTGCTCTACGCGAGTTACTGCCTTGCGCTGTTCTTCCTGTTGCCCAAACAGACGGGTGCTGGCGCGCGCGGTTGTGGGCCTGCGCTTGATTTTACACTGACAGCCCGCACCTCCTGGCCGGCCTGCGGAGTGACCGTGCTGCTCTTCGCCCTGATCGACATGGTGATTGACCCGGTCGCGTTGCGCGGGAGCCGTTGGTTTCTTGGGCAGATTTATTTTTACCCCGATCCCGGCATCCACTTCGGCGTTCCACTCGCCAATTACGTCGGCTGGATGGTGGTGGGCGCGATATCGCTGGCCCTCTACGTCCCGCTTGACCGCAACCTGCCCGGACCTCTGCCCTGCGATGGCCGGCCTGCCACCAGCGCGATTCTCCTGGGCTGCGGCCTCTATTATGGGGTACTGCTCTTTAATCTGGGCGTCACGTTCTGGATTGGCGAGTTTTTGCAGGGCATTACCGGCACACTCATGTACCTGCCGCTCACGGCCCTGTTTCTGATACGCGCCTTGGATCGATTGCCGCTACCGGGGCACAGCGACTAA
- a CDS encoding tetratricopeptide repeat protein, producing MPNSFATRFLPVTLALTLSLPGPAVAADSKAQEQYLQAAKLFEQDRYDEAIASAKKAIQLQPKLADAHLLLGRIQFEGKRRVGDATSAMKQAIEIKPDFPEAYYYLGLVYQVQGKFRDSEDLLRKAIRLNPKYEEAYWALGRQFQRNRRYEQAIGLLTELLAVNPNHTGALFSLAMVHDAQGEGKQERESLERLTKVDPSHPDGWYLLGRLEEKGGRVPQAIDAYRMAVAAKPDLVDAHFNLAFLYRSEGKMQEAVHRFEEVIRLRPEYAEAHLNLGGLYANMGKLDLAEDEYETAVQLKPNLAEAHYSLGLFYESHRKDVGRALASYRKYIELGGRDERIERIVGQAAR from the coding sequence ATGCCGAATTCTTTTGCGACACGATTCCTGCCGGTGACTCTTGCGCTGACGCTCAGCCTCCCCGGTCCGGCCGTGGCCGCCGACAGCAAGGCGCAGGAGCAGTATCTCCAGGCCGCCAAGCTTTTCGAGCAGGACAGATACGACGAGGCGATCGCATCCGCCAAGAAAGCCATCCAGTTGCAGCCCAAATTAGCCGACGCCCATCTGCTGCTCGGACGCATCCAATTCGAGGGGAAGCGGCGCGTAGGGGATGCCACTTCGGCAATGAAGCAGGCCATCGAGATCAAGCCGGACTTCCCGGAGGCGTATTACTATCTCGGGCTGGTCTATCAGGTGCAGGGCAAGTTCCGCGATTCTGAGGATTTACTGCGGAAGGCCATCAGGCTCAATCCCAAGTACGAAGAAGCCTACTGGGCGCTGGGCCGACAATTCCAGCGCAACCGCCGGTACGAGCAGGCCATCGGCCTCCTGACCGAGCTGCTGGCCGTCAATCCTAACCACACGGGTGCGCTCTTCAGCCTGGCGATGGTTCACGATGCGCAGGGAGAGGGCAAGCAGGAGCGCGAATCGCTGGAGCGTTTGACCAAGGTGGATCCCTCGCATCCGGACGGCTGGTACCTGCTGGGCCGGCTTGAGGAAAAGGGGGGCCGCGTGCCGCAGGCGATCGACGCCTACCGGATGGCCGTGGCCGCCAAGCCGGATCTGGTGGACGCCCATTTCAATCTGGCGTTTCTCTACCGCAGTGAGGGCAAGATGCAGGAGGCGGTCCACCGCTTCGAAGAGGTGATCAGACTGCGGCCGGAATATGCCGAGGCGCACCTGAATCTGGGCGGGCTCTACGCCAACATGGGCAAGCTCGACCTGGCGGAGGACGAATACGAAACGGCAGTGCAGCTCAAGCCCAACCTCGCCGAGGCCCATTATAGCCTCGGGTTGTTCTACGAATCCCACCGGAAGGATGTGGGGCGTGCGCTGGCGTCCTACCGCAAATACATCGAACTGGGCGGGCGCGACGAGCGCATCGAGCGCATCGTGGGCCAAGCGGCACGATAG
- the nikR gene encoding nickel-responsive transcriptional regulator NikR encodes MKKLVRFGVSLDHHLLDDFDKLIARKGYLNRSEALRDLIRGNLVEQEWGADQDTVGTVTIVYDHHVRALTDKLTSIQHDYQRLIVSGMHVHLDHDHCLEVLVVRGRGSEVRKVADILIGTKGVKHGKLAMTTTAKGFH; translated from the coding sequence ATGAAAAAACTTGTCCGGTTCGGCGTCTCCCTCGACCACCATCTGCTCGACGACTTCGACAAGCTGATCGCCCGCAAGGGGTACCTCAACCGGTCGGAGGCCCTCCGCGACCTGATCAGGGGCAATCTGGTCGAGCAGGAGTGGGGCGCGGACCAAGATACGGTCGGGACGGTTACGATCGTCTATGACCATCACGTCCGCGCCCTGACCGACAAGCTCACCAGCATCCAGCACGACTATCAGCGTCTGATCGTTTCCGGCATGCACGTGCATCTGGACCATGACCATTGTCTGGAGGTGCTGGTCGTACGGGGCCGCGGCTCGGAGGTTCGCAAAGTGGCCGATATCCTGATCGGGACCAAGGGCGTCAAGCACGGCAAGTTGGCGATGACGACCACAGCAAAGGGCTTCCACTGA